A stretch of Tigriopus californicus strain San Diego chromosome 11, Tcal_SD_v2.1, whole genome shotgun sequence DNA encodes these proteins:
- the LOC131891085 gene encoding cell division cycle and apoptosis regulator protein 1-like: MAGFGGNKNPPWARGGPPGGGAGGGPPSAVEMQAAGLVHPFGAHGGPPPVFHAGPHGLSHGLAALNAAAAGAHNPAVTMGGVPGSQGVGGYPRPLGPPFGAGNAAQQILQQQQAAAAVVGVSLQHQQQQQQAHQQQQQQQQHGPPGPGQPSQRFFTGTVTKLHDNFGFVDDDVFFQVAVVKGPTPRVNDRVLVEASFNPNMPFKWNATRIQVLPNQRAGGPPPSANAPQGPPVSVQSKPPAPNPPKPGHVNPTATLNNMAFSSAHSVGTMSHSLKPGGPMSTGGGSSGGSGGSGGTGAPHRSEPTVGFGNRDRDHGRDRGMGAPSSALRQNHSPMRGGRMEKPEPRAPSDRDRRRDDRRDRSESSASRDHRDRDRERSRDKDRTRSPPSRKRSRSPRRARSRSRSRSRSRSPPRRRARTTPRYNVSVPKYSLQLPESYVADLRKRYTSMYVPSDFFMSDHSWLTSFPVHESFKIRFPATFHVFNKDIVDPPEPNDALFDPPDADYTFNVKVMLMAAPDPDTLIEKTCVLADGSLSSRDSLVHPTRAIQFLVGTRGKNETMAIGGPWSPSLDGDDPSKDPSVLIKTAIRACKALTGIDLGNCTQWHKFLEIHYRRQETSTKPSRTETTVVFLPDIWSVMPSAVEYPELIKKYEDAVKLKLDPNAAAEAEKARLLAEKAKLEAEEAEKAKLEEESKPIMKAEEEDSMNEAVKQEADNGGEGEEEGDDEATEGAPTPWKDLDVKAMKVAELRSELVARGLNSKGLKSQLVVRLQQDVEKEKEKDLVKNEEENDKEKDKDEDVKESAAEGAEGAKVEDESNSSVKQESKPASPSVEEVKDSNEDTNDVMEVDEESKDSPEHTKKEEEEEIPMHAPLDERQKREIVANYQAPSAPCIFVHPNPKAKSGKFDCSVVSLSVLLDYRTDDNKEGTFEVSLFAELFNEMLMRDSGFKLYKAIVDAPEKTKEEKKASSKTDDDEGSTSKKETEPESKEDANANASSEAEKAKRKKLVTYEKDLLLACSYFDLGHSGYFETKDLEEILLTLNLSLSRAQIRKLVSKVTTTKDQVSYRVLTDRPEDEIPELSGNLMDEDEDEAEKERVRKMSLGFKAFLPKASNKKSDEGVQATSQVDGFCQYKGTVVDVKKLLSQLERSEKARSDVQSRLTETSKTLGDLKEASERHFLIKEKLQNDVKELKKKLRSTEDEYKRSQSDTSKYLSTLKDVQSRVSSVITRTERKEESEILEDSSGGLNGKPEDKTD; encoded by the exons ATGGCCGGTTTTGGCGGCAACAAGAACCCGCCTTGGGCTCGGGGCGGACCGCCCGGTGGCGGAGCTGGTGGCGGACCGCCCAGCGCGGTCGAGATGCAAGCCGCCGGTTTGGTTCATCCGTTTGGCGCTCACGGGGGTCCACCACCCGTCTTTCATGCTGGGCCCCACGGTCTGTCGCACGGATTGGCCGCGCTCAACGCGGCGGCAGCGGGCGCGCACAACCCGGCCGTGACCATGGGCGGTGTGCCCGGCTCTCAG GGAGTGGGAGGGTATCCGCGACCTTTAGGTCCCCCTTTTGGCGCGGGTAACGCCGCTCAACAGATTCTGCAGCAGCAGCAAGCCGCCGCAGCTGTAGTGGGCGTTTCCTTACaacatcaacagcaacaacaacaggcacatcagcaacaacaacagcagcaacagcatgGCCCGCCG gGTCCGGGTCAGCCATCTCAGCGATTTTTTACTGGCACAGTGACCAAACTTCATGACAATTTCGGCtttgtggatgatgatgtGTTTTTTCAAGTGGCCGTGGTCAAAGGCCCCACCCCGCGTGTCAAT GATCGCGTGCTGGTGGAGGCCAGTTTTAACCCGAATATGCCCTTCAAATGGAACGCCACGCGAATACAAGTTCTTCCAAACCAAAGGGCGGGTGGTCCTCCTCCTAGTGCAAATGCGCCTCAAGGTCCACCTGTCTCGGTTCAAAGCAAGCCCCCCGCCCCCAACCCACCCAAGCCTGGGCACGTTAATCCGACGGCTACGCTCAATAATATGGCGTTTTCAAGTGCTCACTCTGTGGGGACCATGAGTCACTCGTTGAAACCAGGAGGACCTATGAGTACAGGGGGAGGGTCAAGTGGCGGTAGTGGAGGAAGTGGTGGAACAGGAGCTCCACATCGAAGCGAACCCACCGTGGGCTTTGGAAATCGAGACCGTGACCATGGGCGGGATCGAGGAATGGGAGCACCTAGTAGCGCACTCCGACAAAATCACTCGCCCATGAGAGGCGGACGCATGGAAAAGCCTGAGCCTCGTGCGCCTTCGGACCGAGATCGACGGCGAGATGACCGTCGAGATCGGTCTGAAAGTTCGGCCAG TCGGGACCATAGAGATCGAGACCGTGAAAGAAGTCGTGACAAAGACCGGACCAGGAGTCCACCATCAAGAAAACGATCCAGAAGTCCCCGGCGAGCCAGATCTCGAAGTCGATCTCGTAGTCGCTCTCGAAGTCCTCCTAGGCGGAGAGCTAGAACTACGCCTAGATACAATGTGTCCGTTCCCAAATATTCATTGCAATTGCCAGAAAGTTATGTGGCAGATCTCAGGAAACGCTACACGAGCAT GTATGTTCCATCAGATTTTTTCATGTCTGATCATTCGTGGCTAACGTCTTTTCCTGTCCACGAGTCGTTTAAAATACGGTTCCCTGCCACATTTCACGTGTTCAATAAAGACATTGTTGACCCACCTGAGCCCAATGACGCGTTATTCGATCCACCAGACGCCGATTATACCTTCAATGTGAAAGTGATGCTCATGGCTGCTCCGGATCCGGATACCCTCATTGAGAAAACTTGTGTCCTGGCCGATGGTAGTCTGAGCTCTCGTGACAGCTTGGTCCATCCAACGCGAGCCATTCAGTTTCTAGTGGGTACTCGAGGGAAAAACGAAACCATGGCAATTGGAGGTCCGTGGTCTCCTTCTTTGGACGGTGATGATCCGTCTAAGGACCCATCAGTTTTGATAAAAACTGCAATTCGTGCTTGCAAGGCACTCACTGGTATCGACCTGGGCAATTGTACTCAATGGCATAAGTTCCTGGAGATCCATTACAGACGGCAAGAGACCAGCACCAAACCATCACGGACAGAGACAACCGTGGTGTTCCTGCCCGACATCTGGTCGGTTATGCCCTCGGCCGTGGAATATCCAGAGCTCATCAAGAAGTATGAAGACGCTGTGAAACTCAAGTTAGACCCAAATGCGGCGGCTGAAGCGGAGAAAGCGCGTTTGTTAGCTGAAAAGGCCAAATTAGAGGCCGAAGAAGCCGAAAAAGCTAAGCTCGAAGAGGAGTCAAAGCCGATCATGAAGGCCGAGGAGGAAGATTCAATGAACGAAGCTGTCAAACAAGAGGCAGACAATGGTGGTGAAGGCGAAGAGGAAGGCGACGACGAGGCTACAGAAGGAGCCCCCACTCCGTGGAAAGACTTAGATGTCAAGGCCATGAAGGTGGCCGAGCTAAGATCGGAGCTAGTTGCCAGGGGGCTAAATTCAAAAGGACTTAAATCTCAGTTGGTCGTGCGACTTCAGCAAGATGttgaaaaggagaaagagaaagatctggtcaaaaatgaagaggaaaacGACAAGGAAAAAGATAAGGATGAAGATGTGAAAGAAAGCGCCGCTGAAGGCGCTGAAGGAGCCAAAGTCGAAGATGAAAGTAATTCTAGCGTTAAACAAGAATCCAAGCCTGCTTCTCCCTCGGTCGAAGAAGTCAAAGACTCCAATGAAGATACCAATGACGTCATGGAAGTAGACGAAGAATCCAAGGACTCGCCAGAGCACACtaaaaaggaagaggaggaagaaatcCCCATGCATGCACCACTCGACGAAAGACAAAAACGTGAAATTGTGGCAAACTACCAGGCCCCAA GTGCCCCATGTATTTTCGTTCATCCCAATCCAAAAGCCAAATCTGGAAAGTTCGATTGCTCAGTCGTGAGTTTATCCGTCCTTCTGGATTATCGAACTGATGACAATAAGGAGGGTACATTTGAGGTGTCACTTTTTGCCGAACTCTTCAACGAAATGCTCATGCGAGATTCAGGTTTCAAGTTGTACAAAGCCATCGTAGATGCTCCTGAAAAGacgaaagaggaaaagaaggcGTCTTCCAAAaccgacgacgacgaaggaAGCACCAGCAAGAAAGAAACTGAGCCTGAGAGCAAAGAAGACGCGAATGCGAATGCGTCGTCTGAGGCTGAAAAGGCCAAGCGGAAAAAGTTGGTGACCTATGAAAAGGACCTCTTACTCGCGTGCAGTTATTTCGATTTGGGTCATAGTGGCTACTTCGAGACCAAAGACTTGGAGGAAATTCTTCTCACCTTAAATTTGAGCCTTTCGCGTGCTCAAATCCGCAAGCTCGTCTCAAAAGTTACGACCACCAAGGATCAAGTCAGTTATCGTGTTCTTACTGATCGGCCTGAAGACGAGATCCCCGAACTCTCCGGCAACCTTATGGATGAGGACGAAGATGAAGCCGAGAAAGAACGCGTACGGAAAATGAGCCTTGGtttcaaagcctttttgcCCAAGGCTAGCAACAAAAAAAGCGACGAAGGTGTTCAAGCAACAAGTCAAGTTGATGGATTCTGTCAATACAAAG GTACCGTGGTGGATGTGAAAAAGCTACTCTCCCAATTAGAACGGAGTGAGAAAGCACGCAGTGACGTCCAAAGTAGGCTGACCGAGACCTCAAAAACACTCGGAGATTTGAAAGAAGCGTCTGAAAGGCATTTCTTAATCAAAGAGAAACTTCAG AACGACGTGAAagagctgaaaaagaagcttcGGTCCACCGAGGATGAATACAAACGATCTCAATCGGACACGAGTAAATACTTGTCAACTTTGAAGGACGTCCAATCCCGAGTGTCGTCCGTGATCACCCGCACGGAGAGGAAAGAGGAATCTGAAATTCTGGAGGATTCTTCCGGAGGCTTAAATGGTAAACCCGAGGACAAAACCGACTGA
- the LOC131891088 gene encoding uncharacterized protein LOC131891088 isoform X2, translating to MNSGWLPKPWIVGLLLIVFPTHKFWVTGRKLTDPNTNFLDNPGSSGIDFSRGEIEDGGVICVHREKIVDKTVKDQMKECFVQNVTQCYNTYITEYSDGEEEKCEDFYWKSCKIVFDQVTFNATTRKCRRPLIKNCDDRNNAVQNPDNVVCETFYETACNTTDIFPDPTDEPVPVTFCQKIPRKICAPDNCRVEEGPETCKEDSKESLVQKPVELCDLQPQKHCSVIKIAVPRLSPEKKCRQVEKEICSTSLVNPHPEEKTVFIKYCARMSDLPSSGGGYQASLPNSNSLFQPTYGDTVNFNNNNNNNNNQVQFDSRPFQRPNLNPNQQQLPTTYGAQQGSSQGLPTYANGLRVQDVQRRVSKNELEPEPA from the exons CCATGGATCGTCGGTCTCCTCTTGATTGTATTTCCGACTCACAAGTTCTGGGTGACGGGTCGGAAACTCACAGATCCCAACACAAATTTCTTGGACAATCCCGGTTCTTCGGGCATTGATTTCAGTCGAGGCGAGATCGAAGATGGGGGAGTGATCTGTGTGCACCGAGAAAAAATCGTGGACAAGACCGTGAAGGATCAAATGAAGGAATGCTTCGTTCAAAATGTGACCCAGTGCTACAACACCTACATCACCGAGTACAGCGATGGCgaggaggaaaaatgcgaGGATTTCTATTGGAAGAGTTGTAAGATTGTGTTTGATCAGGTTACTTTCAATGCCACCACTAGGAAATGCCGACGGCCCTTGATCAAGAATTGCGATGATCGCAACAACGCGGTACAAAATCCGGACAACGTGGTCTGTGAGACTTTCTATGAGACCGCATGCAACACCACAGACATCTTTCCGGACCCAACTGATGAGCCCGTGCCAGTCACATTCTGCCAGAAAATCCCAAGGAAGATATGCGCCCCTGATAATTGTCGAGTTGAGGAGGGACCCGAGACTTGTAAAGAAGATTCGAAAGAATCTTTGGTCCAGAAACCCGTGGAACTATGTGATCTTCAGCCTCAAAAGCATTGCTCAGTCATCAAAATTGCAGTTCCCAGACTTTCGCCGGAGAAAAAGTGTCGCCAAGTTGAAAAAGAGATCTGCTCCACGTCCTTGGTCAACCCTCATCCAGAGGAGAAGACGGTATTCATTAAGTACTGCGCTAGGATGAGCGATCTCCCCTCGTCCGGTGGAGGATACCAAGCTTCCTTGCCGAACTCGAATTCTTTGTTCCAACCTACATATGGAGATACCGTTAActttaacaacaacaataacaataataacaaccAAGTCCAGTTTGATAGCAGGCCCTTCCAGCgaccaaatttgaacccaaatcaacaacaactcCCGACAACCTACGGGGCGCAACAGGGATCTTCCCAAGGCTTGCCAACTTATGCCAATGGTTTGAGAG TCCAGGATGTCCAAAGACGAGTGTCCAAGAACGAGCTGGAACCTGAACCAGCCTAA
- the LOC131891088 gene encoding uncharacterized protein LOC131891088 isoform X3, protein MKECFVQNVTQCYNTYITEYSDGEEEKCEDFYWKSCKIVFDQVTFNATTRKCRRPLIKNCDDRNNAVQNPDNVVCETFYETACNTTDIFPDPTDEPVPVTFCQKIPRKICAPDNCRVEEGPETCKEDSKESLVQKPVELCDLQPQKHCSVIKIAVPRLSPEKKCRQVEKEICSTSLVNPHPEEKTVFIKYCARMSDLPSSGGGYQASLPNSNSLFQPTYGDTVNFNNNNNNNNNQVQFDSRPFQRPNLNPNQQQLPTTYGAQQGSSQGLPTYANGLRGTPGFRNKRNNPLKAGSISVQDVQRRVSKNELEPEPA, encoded by the coding sequence ATGAAGGAATGCTTCGTTCAAAATGTGACCCAGTGCTACAACACCTACATCACCGAGTACAGCGATGGCgaggaggaaaaatgcgaGGATTTCTATTGGAAGAGTTGTAAGATTGTGTTTGATCAGGTTACTTTCAATGCCACCACTAGGAAATGCCGACGGCCCTTGATCAAGAATTGCGATGATCGCAACAACGCGGTACAAAATCCGGACAACGTGGTCTGTGAGACTTTCTATGAGACCGCATGCAACACCACAGACATCTTTCCGGACCCAACTGATGAGCCCGTGCCAGTCACATTCTGCCAGAAAATCCCAAGGAAGATATGCGCCCCTGATAATTGTCGAGTTGAGGAGGGACCCGAGACTTGTAAAGAAGATTCGAAAGAATCTTTGGTCCAGAAACCCGTGGAACTATGTGATCTTCAGCCTCAAAAGCATTGCTCAGTCATCAAAATTGCAGTTCCCAGACTTTCGCCGGAGAAAAAGTGTCGCCAAGTTGAAAAAGAGATCTGCTCCACGTCCTTGGTCAACCCTCATCCAGAGGAGAAGACGGTATTCATTAAGTACTGCGCTAGGATGAGCGATCTCCCCTCGTCCGGTGGAGGATACCAAGCTTCCTTGCCGAACTCGAATTCTTTGTTCCAACCTACATATGGAGATACCGTTAActttaacaacaacaataacaataataacaaccAAGTCCAGTTTGATAGCAGGCCCTTCCAGCgaccaaatttgaacccaaatcaacaacaactcCCGACAACCTACGGGGCGCAACAGGGATCTTCCCAAGGCTTGCCAACTTATGCCAATGGTTTGAGAGGTACGCCCGGATTTAGAAATAAGAGGAATAATCCGCTCAAAGCAGGCTCCATTTCAGTCCAGGATGTCCAAAGACGAGTGTCCAAGAACGAGCTGGAACCTGAACCAGCCTAA
- the LOC131891088 gene encoding uncharacterized protein LOC131891088 isoform X1: protein MNSGWLPKPWIVGLLLIVFPTHKFWVTGRKLTDPNTNFLDNPGSSGIDFSRGEIEDGGVICVHREKIVDKTVKDQMKECFVQNVTQCYNTYITEYSDGEEEKCEDFYWKSCKIVFDQVTFNATTRKCRRPLIKNCDDRNNAVQNPDNVVCETFYETACNTTDIFPDPTDEPVPVTFCQKIPRKICAPDNCRVEEGPETCKEDSKESLVQKPVELCDLQPQKHCSVIKIAVPRLSPEKKCRQVEKEICSTSLVNPHPEEKTVFIKYCARMSDLPSSGGGYQASLPNSNSLFQPTYGDTVNFNNNNNNNNNQVQFDSRPFQRPNLNPNQQQLPTTYGAQQGSSQGLPTYANGLRGTPGFRNKRNNPLKAGSISVQDVQRRVSKNELEPEPA, encoded by the coding sequence CCATGGATCGTCGGTCTCCTCTTGATTGTATTTCCGACTCACAAGTTCTGGGTGACGGGTCGGAAACTCACAGATCCCAACACAAATTTCTTGGACAATCCCGGTTCTTCGGGCATTGATTTCAGTCGAGGCGAGATCGAAGATGGGGGAGTGATCTGTGTGCACCGAGAAAAAATCGTGGACAAGACCGTGAAGGATCAAATGAAGGAATGCTTCGTTCAAAATGTGACCCAGTGCTACAACACCTACATCACCGAGTACAGCGATGGCgaggaggaaaaatgcgaGGATTTCTATTGGAAGAGTTGTAAGATTGTGTTTGATCAGGTTACTTTCAATGCCACCACTAGGAAATGCCGACGGCCCTTGATCAAGAATTGCGATGATCGCAACAACGCGGTACAAAATCCGGACAACGTGGTCTGTGAGACTTTCTATGAGACCGCATGCAACACCACAGACATCTTTCCGGACCCAACTGATGAGCCCGTGCCAGTCACATTCTGCCAGAAAATCCCAAGGAAGATATGCGCCCCTGATAATTGTCGAGTTGAGGAGGGACCCGAGACTTGTAAAGAAGATTCGAAAGAATCTTTGGTCCAGAAACCCGTGGAACTATGTGATCTTCAGCCTCAAAAGCATTGCTCAGTCATCAAAATTGCAGTTCCCAGACTTTCGCCGGAGAAAAAGTGTCGCCAAGTTGAAAAAGAGATCTGCTCCACGTCCTTGGTCAACCCTCATCCAGAGGAGAAGACGGTATTCATTAAGTACTGCGCTAGGATGAGCGATCTCCCCTCGTCCGGTGGAGGATACCAAGCTTCCTTGCCGAACTCGAATTCTTTGTTCCAACCTACATATGGAGATACCGTTAActttaacaacaacaataacaataataacaaccAAGTCCAGTTTGATAGCAGGCCCTTCCAGCgaccaaatttgaacccaaatcaacaacaactcCCGACAACCTACGGGGCGCAACAGGGATCTTCCCAAGGCTTGCCAACTTATGCCAATGGTTTGAGAGGTACGCCCGGATTTAGAAATAAGAGGAATAATCCGCTCAAAGCAGGCTCCATTTCAGTCCAGGATGTCCAAAGACGAGTGTCCAAGAACGAGCTGGAACCTGAACCAGCCTAA